The DNA region CGGCTCGAGGCGCTCGTAATCGCCGAGCGCGCAGGACCCGCGCGGCAGGTCCCCGGCCGTGTCCAGCACGTTCACCGTGTCGTTGTCGCAGAGGCGCGAACCGGAGATCTCGTACTGGATGTAGGTGAAGTTGGTCTCCGCGTCGTAGCACCCCTGGCTGACCTCGTTGAGGTAGACCGTGCCGTCGCGCATGACGAAGAGCCAGAGCCGCTCGGTGATCGGCTCGATCTCGTCCATCTGGGTCACGTTGATGCACTCCCGGGTTTCCCCGGTGCGGTTGTACTGGGCGAGGATGTCTTCGGCATCGCCCATCGCCTGGTTGCCGGGGGTTTCGCAAGCGGCAAGCGCCAGACCCGCGATCGCCGCCGCCGCCAGACAGGCAAGTTTCGTGGTCATGAGCATCTCTCCCGGTGCTGAAAGGCGGTCCCTGCCCGCCTCGCAGGCAGAATAGCCCATGCCGGACTAACCGTCAGCATGCCGGAGCGTTCCATCGAGGCCCGCGGGAGCGCCTAGAGCGCGCGGGCCGGGCCCGGGACCAGCGGCACGAAGCGCACGTCGCCGAGCGCGGTCTCGGCGATCTCGTCGCCGCGGCGCTCGTAGCGCATCAGGGTCTGGACCGGCCCGTTCTGCACCGGGGCGACGCACAGGCCGCCATCCTTCAGCTGCTCGAGCAGCGCTTCGGGGCGCTCCGGCGCGGCGGCGGTGACCATGATGCGGTCGAACGGGGCCTGCTCGGGCCAGCCCTTCGAGCCGTCCCCGATCCGCGTGACGATGTTGGTCAGGCGCAGCGTCTCGAAGCGCGCCTCGGCCGCCTTCAGCAGGGTGCGGTAGCGCTCGATCGTATAGACCCGCCGGGCGAGCCGGGCGAGAATCGCGGCCTGGTAGCCCGAGCCGGTGCCGATCTCGAGCACCTTGCAGCGGTCGTCGACCTTGAGCGCCTGCGTCATCAGCGCGACGACATAGGGCTGGGAAATGGTCTGGCCGCAATCGATGGGCAGGGGCCGGTTCTCCCAGGCCTGGTCGAGAAAGCCCGGCGCGACGAACAGGTCGCGCGGGGTGCGCTCGATCGCGCCCAGCACGGCCTTGTCGGTGATGCCCGCCTTCCTCAGCGCCATGACGAGCTGGATGGTGCGCGGATCGTGCGGCTCGGCCATCAGGCGCCGCCCTTCTCCGGCTCGACCCGCCCGTTCATCGCCTCGGCCAGGCGCTCTCGGGTCTCGTGGTGGGTCAGGTCCATGTGCAGCGGCGTGATCGAGATGCGGCCCTCGTAGGTGGCGCGAAGATCGGTGCCGAGCGGGGGATCGGAGAGCTTGCCGTGGAAGCCGAGCCAGTAATAGGCCTGGCCGCGGAGATCGGTGCGCGCCTCGGCATGCAGGTTGTGCTGGTCGCGCCGGCCCTGGACGGTGACCTCGATCTCGCGCACGTCCTCCGGCTCGCGGTCGGGGAAGTTCACGTTCATGATCACGTTCTCGCTCCAGCGCGTCTCCAGCAGGCGCTTGAGCACCACCGGGCCGAAGGCCCGCGCGGTCTGCCACTTGATGGCGGCCCGCCCCTCGAAGCCGTAGGCCTGGGAGAACGCGATCGAGGGAATGCCGAGGGTCAGCCCCTGCATCGCGCCGGCGACCGTGCCGGAGACGGTGACGTCCTCGGCGATGTTCTGGCCGCGATTGACGCCGGAGAGGACGAGGTCGGGCTCCCTGCCGGTGACGATGTCCTGCACACCCATCAGCACGCAGTCGGACGGCGTGCCGGTGACCGCATACCAGCGCTCCTCGGTCTCGCGGATGCGCAGCGGCATGTTCAGGGTCAGCGCCCGGCTCATGCCCGACTGCTCCTCGGCCGGGGCGACCACCCAGACATCGTCGGAGATCGAGCGCGCGATGTCCCAGAGCACCTTCAGCCCCGGCGCGCGGATGCCGTCGTCATTGGTGATGAGGATGCGCGGATTGTCGCCGAGGAAGGAGGTCATGACGCGGTGAGCACCTCGACGCCGCCCAGATAGGGCTGTAGGGCCTTCGGGATCGCGATCGTGCCGTCCGCGCGCTGGTGGTTTTCCAGAACCGCGACCAGCGCGCGCCCGACGGCCACGCCCGAACCGTTGAGCGTGTGAAGGAATTCCGGCTTCTTCTCGCCTTCGCGCCGGAAGCGCGCATTCATGCGCCGGGCCTGGAAATCGCCGCAGTCCGAGCAGGAGGAGATTTCCCGGTAGGTATCCTGGCTCGGCAGCCAGACCTCGAGATCGTAGGTCTTCCTCGCGGCGAACCCCATGTCCCCGGTCGAGAGCAGCATCACCCGGTAGGGCAGTTCGAGCCGGCGCAGGATCTCCTCCGCGCAGTTCGTCATGCGCTCGAGCTCGTCCTCGCTCTCCTCCGGCTTCACGATGGAGACGAGCTCCACCTTGTCGAACTGGTGCATGCGGATGAGCCCGCGCGTATCGCGTCCGGCCGAGCCGGCTTCGGAGCGGAAGCAGGGCGTGTGCGCGGTCATGCGCAGCGGGAATTTGTCCTCGGCGTGGATGGCGTCGCGCACGATGTTCGTCAGCGGCACTTCGGCGGTGGGGATCAGCCAGTGGTGGTCGGCGCGGAACAGATCCTCGGCGAACTTAGGCAGCTGGCCCGTCCCGAACAGGGCCTCGTCGCGCACCATGTAGGGCGGGCTGACCTCGCGATAGCCGTGCTCGGCCGTGTGGATGTCCAGCATGAAGGCGGCGAGCGCGCGGTGCAGGCGCGAGACCGGCCCGCTCATCACGGCAAAGCGCGCGCCCGACATCGCCGCGGCGCTCTCGAAATCGAGCCCGTTCAGCCCCTCGCCGAGCGCGACATGGTCCCTCACCTCGAAATCGTACGCCTTGGGCTCGCCCCAGCCGCGCACCTCCTCGTTGGCGCTCTCGTCGGCGCCGACCGGCACGTCCTCGTGGGGCATGTTGGGCAGGCTGGCCAGATGCTGATCGAGAAGTTCGTCGCCCTTGCGGGCGGCCTCGTCGGCTTCCTCCATTTTCGCCTTGAGGGCCTCGACCTCCGCGCGCAGGCGCTCGAACTCGGCCTCGTCGCCTTTGGCCTTGGCCTGGCCGATCAGCCTGGACTTGGCATTGCGCTCGGTCTCCAGCTCCTGGCGGGCCGTGGTGGCCTCGCGCCTGGCCCTGTCGAGCTCGATCAGCCGGGCGGACTGAGCCTCCAGCCCGCGCGCGCGCATCGCGGCGTCGAAGGCTTCGGGATTCTCGCGGATGAAGCGGATATCGTGCATGGAAAGGACAGCCCTGGCCGGAAACAAGCCCGGGTGATAGCGCCGGGCGG from Marinicauda algicola includes:
- a CDS encoding protein-L-isoaspartate(D-aspartate) O-methyltransferase — encoded protein: MAEPHDPRTIQLVMALRKAGITDKAVLGAIERTPRDLFVAPGFLDQAWENRPLPIDCGQTISQPYVVALMTQALKVDDRCKVLEIGTGSGYQAAILARLARRVYTIERYRTLLKAAEARFETLRLTNIVTRIGDGSKGWPEQAPFDRIMVTAAAPERPEALLEQLKDGGLCVAPVQNGPVQTLMRYERRGDEIAETALGDVRFVPLVPGPARAL
- the surE gene encoding 5'/3'-nucleotidase SurE — its product is MTSFLGDNPRILITNDDGIRAPGLKVLWDIARSISDDVWVVAPAEEQSGMSRALTLNMPLRIRETEERWYAVTGTPSDCVLMGVQDIVTGREPDLVLSGVNRGQNIAEDVTVSGTVAGAMQGLTLGIPSIAFSQAYGFEGRAAIKWQTARAFGPVVLKRLLETRWSENVIMNVNFPDREPEDVREIEVTVQGRRDQHNLHAEARTDLRGQAYYWLGFHGKLSDPPLGTDLRATYEGRISITPLHMDLTHHETRERLAEAMNGRVEPEKGGA
- the serS gene encoding serine--tRNA ligase, with translation MHDIRFIRENPEAFDAAMRARGLEAQSARLIELDRARREATTARQELETERNAKSRLIGQAKAKGDEAEFERLRAEVEALKAKMEEADEAARKGDELLDQHLASLPNMPHEDVPVGADESANEEVRGWGEPKAYDFEVRDHVALGEGLNGLDFESAAAMSGARFAVMSGPVSRLHRALAAFMLDIHTAEHGYREVSPPYMVRDEALFGTGQLPKFAEDLFRADHHWLIPTAEVPLTNIVRDAIHAEDKFPLRMTAHTPCFRSEAGSAGRDTRGLIRMHQFDKVELVSIVKPEESEDELERMTNCAEEILRRLELPYRVMLLSTGDMGFAARKTYDLEVWLPSQDTYREISSCSDCGDFQARRMNARFRREGEKKPEFLHTLNGSGVAVGRALVAVLENHQRADGTIAIPKALQPYLGGVEVLTAS